In Festucalex cinctus isolate MCC-2025b chromosome 1, RoL_Fcin_1.0, whole genome shotgun sequence, the sequence AAGTAAAACGCAGCTTAGGCCGACATCTATAACAGCGAGTCCCGCAAACCAGATGGTTTTGTGCTCAGAAGCtccattttggattttttttttcttctgcatttgatttttttatttgtccatGAGTTTAACCAGGCTCTGCCTGAGGTCGTTGAGGTCAAAAATCTTGATGTCTAGTATTTCAATGGCCCTCTGGAGCTCAGTGTCCATGCGATCGCGATCCTCCAGAGAGTTGCTCAAGTTCTGCTCCGTGTTCTGGATGCGGCGCTCCAGCTCGGAATTGCGCAtctccacttcctgttgaggagAAGCAAACGCGTTACCGATACTGCTCCCTCCCGCGCAGGGCAGAATAGATTCGTTGaccggccacttcattaggtacacccgtACCATCTATTGATACCAATGCAAAGAGCTGTATGCACTCCATCACAGCCATCCATTTGTTGTCCACTTAATCTTACCCGCAATCTGTGTATAGCCTGGTCTCTGTCGCGCTCTATCTCATGATAGTCCGTTTTCTTGCTTTGCAAAATGTGGATTTCCTGCCAAGGAACAACAAAATGTGAGAACCAagtatttatttctgtatttatttctacatgTAGATGAAAGTGTTCCGACCTCGTCTTTGGCCTTCAACAAGGCTTCCAGCTCCTCCAGAGACTGAGTCAGCTCGTCCTTCAGCAGATCGCTGGGGCCGTGACCGCCGTGGGCCTCGAGATCAGCCACCTCCACGTAACACAAACATAAGAAAATGGTTGTCATTTAAACAACACACCACCACTATACAGTagagtactaaaaaaaaaaaaaaaaaaaaaaaaaaagtcaagtgcaCTTGAAAGAATCTTCAGAAAGAAGTACGAGAAGGAAATGAGCAGATGCCAGCTCCCTATGGtgatctctctttttttgtccTAAGTGGGCCAAACGAAAGTAGGATATGGCTGTCCTACAAACTCCTCTTCCTCTCACACCACCACCACAGAGACGTGAGCCATTTTACTTTCAGCCACCTGGCCCTCTCACCCTGTTCAGAGCAAAACACGCTCGGACTAACAGCGGCTAAATCCACTCAAACGTGAAAGTGGCCTGACTAATGAACGTTTAGGGGATCAATAGCGTGGAGCTGAGCTCAAACTTGGTAAAGCTGTTATTGATGAATGTGGCAGAAGGGATTGCGGGGCGAGCTCATTTGGAATGGAACATGAAATGTGATTGAATTTTGAAGGCCTCTCCAGAGACTTCGtgtattatttacattaaattaatCGTTGTGGTAAAATGTGACGTGAAAAAGCATATAAAGCGGAACTGTGGGGAAcctggtatttatttatttatttatttatttatttatttatttatataatataatgGTACCAGTGAATTTCTATTTATACATCTGATCAATTTTATCTGTCTAATCTACCTAGCTAATCTTTTATCTAGCTGGGCTATTTTAGCTATCTAATCTAGCTCGCTATTTTAGCTAGCTATTCTAATCTAGCTAGTTTTTTTTCGCTATCTaatctagctatgtattttagcTATCTAATCTAGCTAACTATTTTAGTCATCTAATCTAGCTAACTATTTTAGCTATCTAAATCTAGCTAACTATTTTAGCTATCTAAATCTAGCTAACTATTTTAGCTATCTAATCTAGCTCGCTATTTTAGCTAGCTATTCTAatctagctattttttttttcgctatCTGATCTAGCTATCTATTTTAGCTATCTAAATCTAGCTAACTATTTTAGCTATCTAATCTAGGTAACTATTTTAGCTATCTAAATCTAGCTAACTATTTTAGCTATCTAAATCTAGCTAACTATTTTAGCTATCTAATCTAGCTCGCTATTTTAGCTAGCTATTCTAatctagctattttttttttcgctatCTGATCTAGCTATCTATTTTAGCTATCTAAATCTAGCTAACTATTTTAGCTATCTAATCTAGGTAACTATtttagctatctaatcttttatCTAGCTAGGCTATTTTAcctatctttttttaaattttattttaactatCTAATCTAGCTAGCTGTTTTAGCTAGCTATTCTAatctagctaaaaaaaaaaatccgctatCTAATCTAGCTAGCTATTTCAGCTGTCTGTCTATTTTAATCATCTTTTGATCTTTGTTAATGCCTGTTGAAAtgcattgaagggaaaaaaaatcctcaacaaTGCAGATGATCCTTGAATGTTTTGCTTTCcaaaacaactaaataaataaataaataaataatacatacgtacatatacacatacatacatacatacatacatacatacatacataaattaaaaaaagaatagatGACTCAGTGGGTGccaaactaaatgtatttaaaacaaaacaaacaaacaaacaaaaacaaaaaaaacagaatgatGAAGACGCCTTACTTCCACTAATAATCCTGGCTAAACTTAACTCCTCCCCATCATAAAAAGCTTGTCTGTATGTTGCGATGATTGACTTCAACATACTCCCTTGATACAGATTCCTTTTAGACAAGGCCATGGTCACAAAGAAGTGAATTTGTGCATTGTGAACTGCTGTAGTGcagaaaaatatcaaaatcaAGAGATGAAAGCTTACTCATGAGGAACAGGATTAGTTGCGTTTAAGGCCTTCACCAGCAGCATctaaaaagcaccttcagataggaatttgctgttctgcttACCTGCTCTCTGAGCCTTTCCGTTTCCTCTTGATAGGCAACCAGCTGTTTCTTCCACTGCTCCACGTTAGCGTTAGCTTCATGCAACGCCACCACTAACTTGGAGTTGCTGTCTTGCAGCGTGAAGAGCTCCGCTTCCAGGTTCATCTCGCAGATAGACCTGTCGCAAAACAAGTAACAAATCCAATTCTTATCAATGAGATTTGATATTCCTGCGATTCACTTCCACCATGGCAACCATCTTCCAGGAATGGAAAAATACGCTATTGTGAGTTAATGGTGTTGATACCTCTAGTATAACCGTGTTCATTTCAATGAtgacaaactaattaaaacatgaCATGAAAATCGTGTCAATACTGAGAGAACACAGCTTGTAAAATAAGTGTAATCAATGATGGCTTACAAGCTACAACTAACGACTAATATTAGCTTGGTTATGCAGTGCAGATGTGTCTTAggatttttacagtatttttttgcaTGCAAATGTGATCATTAGTGACATTCTTTCTCTTCTCAGAGGCTAGAATTTGGTCAAATGATGTAATTACCGAACTCATTTATGTACCAGATAAGTTGGATATATGTACACAAATGTGCATGTATTCTCTAGACTTTAACCTTCAACTTTTACAGAGTAAACATAAACtgagctaactttttttttttttttttaatccaacttcTATGTCCAAGGTCAAAACCAGTGTCCTGTTTCAATAGATGGGATGGAAGTGCTTTTCTCCGCTCCTTTCTTTAAATTGTGTCTCTAAACTGTACacgaggagatttttttttttttaagcaaatgaCTGACCAGAAACAGAATTATCTGCTCCTTTCATTGATAACAACTTTCCCGAAATGGATTCCTTTCATGATTATGAGATGGGACTCGTTGAATACGGAAATGTGTGTACTATATTTTGTGTGCAGAAGACGTGTTACCCCTCAGAGAGCATCTTCTTGATGCGCTCCTTCTCCGAGGACAGCGTGATGTCTGCGCTTTGACTGCGAAACAGCTTGTCCTCGGGCCCGTTCACGCACATGACTGGAGGTGACTGGAGGTCGTCCGAGAGGTCCTGAGGAACACATCAGTAAATGCACTCGCCACACAGCATGCTACAGAACAACAACTGACACttactttcccttttttttcccaaatcacAGACAATAAATCAATCAGTTAACTCTTTTGCTcccataaacgtataaatacgttctattttaaatattacaatgctcccaaagacatatttatacgtttttgttgttgttgttttttgttgttttttttaatgctagagcatacagaaggctttgatgcagctgcagaatgcttgaagcaatggtagttatgacaaaaacggtcagcagatggcagcagagtataagatatcaaccatgttgcaaaacgctgttttccccactgttttaaacggatttgtgaataatgatgaaccttagctatattctaatgctaattgctacaaaacagaaacagaaatatactttgttttcctgatgaaagaagagactaatttttagtaggttccatgtttttatagcaatacaacacaatattctgtgggctttgcgaaattagtcaaaatccactaaaacagctgggagcgaagggggttgcttcagtgaaaatggctgcaagtgaataAGTTAAAAGTGAAACGACTCACCTGTGAGAACTACAGGTGAAATCCATCAcggaattaaaaaaagaaaaaaaaaaagaaaaaaaaaagacaaagaaacaaGTCAACACAAAAATTATCATGATTCAACACCTCACAACCATACTTGGCTCTAACCAGACATACAACGCTCAACAGCAATGTTAGCActgaagctaacatgctaacacaatattaagatGGCGTTTGCAGCCATTTCAATGGACAATGAATTTGGTGCAGGTCACACAAAAAGAAGTCGGCGGGACTGACTGTTAATTATTCCTAATTGATCGAGTAGGTCTGAGGTGACGGTGTGAGGGGCTGAAGAGGAATACGTTTGCCGGGATAATTTTACCACCGTCCTACATTCCTCACTGTCGCTCCCCTCTGAGATAAGTGACCCACTTCATCTTTCGTTTGCCTTTCTTTCCGCTCGCTTCATTTCTTCCTCCTTTCGTCCTGTCACAGCAGTCCCATCTAATAACTGGTGTATTCAATTAGTCTCGGCCAGCTTATCAACttactcaactttatttttatatttctttCAAAACATCTACATTAATAAAGATATTTTCTTTCATATAGTTCTATATAGTTTCATATAAATTCATATAACGGTTTGCAAGAGTATTGGAGTATTGTTGTGGCCAGTGAGTGAACATCAATCAGTGTATATTCCATCTCTCATCATAACGtagcaaaaaaagtaaaaaaaataataaaaaaatggagtgTTAAAATTccagtgatggatggatggatggatggatgggaggagatgcatgatggatggatggatggatggatggatggatggatggatggatggatgggaggaggcatgatggatggatggatggatggatggatggatggatggatggatgggaggagatgcatgatggatggatggatggatggatggatgggaggagatgcatgatggatggatggatggatggatggatggatgggaggagatgcatgatggatggatggatggatggatggatggatggatggatggatggatggatggatggatgggaggagatgcatgatggatggatggatggatggatggatggatgggaggagatgcatgatggatggatggatggatggatggatggatggatgggaggagatgcatgatggatggatggatggatggatggatggatgggaggagatgcatgatggatggatggatggatggatgggaggagatgcatgatggatggatggatggatggatggatggatggatggatggatggatggatggagctaAATAAACTCAACGAAATCAACTCTGTGCGAGTCAATTCAGCACTGGACTTTTGCTGTGAGTGAAGTTTGCACTCGATTGA encodes:
- the LOC144016735 gene encoding homer protein homolog 3-like, which produces MFPHHREREQPIFSTRAHVFQIDPATKRNWIPASKHAVSVSFFFDSNRNVYRIISVGGTKAIINCIVTPSMTFTKTSQKFGQWADSRANTVYGLGFATEQQLHQFSEKFKEVKDAARLAREKSQDKELANTALTIAAPQDLSDDLQSPPVMCVNGPEDKLFRSQSADITLSSEKERIKKMLSEGSICEMNLEAELFTLQDSNSKLVVALHEANANVEQWKKQLVAYQEETERLREQVADLEAHGGHGPSDLLKDELTQSLEELEALLKAKDEEIHILQSKKTDYHEIERDRDQAIHRLREVEMRNSELERRIQNTEQNLSNSLEDRDRMDTELQRAIEILDIKIFDLNDLRQSLVKLMDK